One Tessaracoccus lacteus DNA window includes the following coding sequences:
- the purM gene encoding phosphoribosylformylglycinamidine cyclo-ligase, whose product MNQSAYAAAGVDIEAGDRAVELMKASVQRTRRPEVLGGLGGFAGFFDASALKGYRNPVLATSTDGVGTKVAIAQALDKHDTIGFDLIGMLVDDLVVCGAEPLFVTDYIATGKVVPERIAAIVSGIADACVAAGCSLVGGETAEHPGLLAPHEYDIAGATTGVVEKDQILGAHLVQPGDAVIAMRSSGLHSNGYSLVRHVLLEKAGWSLDRHVDELGRTLGEELLEPTKVYALDILDLISRADVHAMSHITGGGLENNLARVIPDGMTAVLRRDSWTPPAVFQLVQQVGNVPQADIDATLNMGVGMVAILPQAQVPAALAALQQREVHGWVLGEIIHEEGAGAARLV is encoded by the coding sequence GTGAACCAGAGCGCCTACGCCGCCGCCGGCGTCGACATTGAGGCTGGCGACCGCGCCGTCGAGCTGATGAAGGCGTCCGTGCAGCGGACGCGCCGACCCGAGGTGCTCGGCGGGCTCGGCGGTTTCGCCGGGTTCTTCGACGCCTCCGCGCTCAAGGGCTACCGCAACCCGGTGCTCGCCACCTCGACCGACGGCGTGGGCACCAAGGTCGCGATCGCGCAGGCCCTGGACAAGCACGACACCATCGGCTTCGACCTGATCGGCATGCTCGTCGACGACCTCGTCGTCTGCGGCGCCGAGCCGCTGTTCGTCACCGACTACATCGCCACCGGCAAGGTCGTGCCCGAGCGCATCGCGGCCATCGTCTCCGGCATCGCCGACGCCTGCGTCGCGGCCGGCTGCTCGCTGGTCGGCGGCGAGACCGCCGAACACCCCGGCCTGCTCGCACCGCACGAGTACGACATCGCCGGTGCCACCACCGGCGTGGTGGAGAAGGACCAGATCCTCGGCGCCCACCTCGTCCAGCCCGGCGACGCGGTCATCGCGATGAGGTCCTCGGGACTGCACTCCAACGGCTATTCGCTGGTGCGCCACGTGCTGCTCGAGAAGGCGGGATGGAGCCTCGACCGGCACGTCGACGAGCTCGGCCGCACCCTGGGCGAGGAACTGCTCGAGCCCACCAAGGTCTACGCGCTCGACATCCTCGACCTCATCTCCAGGGCCGACGTGCACGCGATGAGCCACATCACCGGCGGCGGGCTCGAGAACAACCTCGCGCGCGTCATCCCGGACGGCATGACAGCCGTGCTGCGGCGCGACAGCTGGACCCCGCCCGCCGTCTTCCAGCTCGTGCAGCAGGTCGGCAACGTTCCCCAGGCCGATATCGATGCCACGCTGAACATGGGCGTCGGCATGGTCGCGATCCTGCCTCAGGCCCAGGTCCCCGCCGCGCTGGCCGCGCTGCAGCAGCGCGAGGTCCACGGCTGGGTGCTCGGCGAGATCATCCACGAGGAGGGGGCCGGCGCGGCGCGGTTAGTCTGA
- a CDS encoding esterase/lipase family protein encodes MPIADGLRVVARRGWFWGADYRYVAWALGGGLMRRAVPARYADGDGRPVVLLPGVLEDWTMMRPVAEALHAAGHPVHTLPELRRNTATLADGAVIAAAYLAARDLTDVVLVAHSKGGLVGKLVMLGEEGRRVHSLVAVATPFAGSSLARLIPWRVVSSLSPADAAIVDLGARSEVNDRITSISPAFDPHIPGGSHLPGAVNVEVAAMGHFRILSDADTLAAVVDAASC; translated from the coding sequence ATGCCCATCGCTGACGGCCTCCGCGTGGTAGCGCGGCGGGGCTGGTTCTGGGGAGCCGACTACCGCTACGTCGCCTGGGCGCTGGGCGGCGGCCTCATGCGCCGGGCCGTCCCCGCCCGCTACGCCGACGGCGACGGACGCCCGGTGGTGCTGCTGCCGGGGGTGCTGGAGGACTGGACGATGATGCGGCCCGTCGCCGAGGCGCTGCACGCCGCCGGGCACCCCGTCCACACGCTGCCGGAGCTCCGCCGCAACACCGCCACCCTGGCCGACGGCGCCGTGATCGCCGCCGCCTACCTCGCGGCCCGCGACCTGACCGACGTCGTGCTGGTCGCGCACTCCAAGGGCGGACTTGTCGGCAAGCTCGTCATGCTGGGGGAGGAGGGCAGACGCGTCCATTCGCTGGTGGCGGTGGCGACGCCATTCGCCGGTTCGTCGCTGGCCAGGCTCATCCCCTGGCGGGTGGTCAGCTCGCTGAGCCCCGCGGACGCCGCGATCGTGGACCTGGGTGCCCGGAGTGAGGTCAACGACCGCATCACGTCGATCAGCCCCGCCTTCGACCCGCACATCCCCGGCGGGTCGCACCTGCCCGGCGCGGTCAACGTCGAGGTCGCGGCGATGGGTCACTTCCGGATCCTGAGCGACGCGGACACCCTGGCCGCCGTCGTCGACGCCGCCTCCTGCTGA
- a CDS encoding alpha/beta fold hydrolase encodes MSRRHTSRGEVRYRRRYIGTVEYHTSRSGYGDASMVAYRFPCQVPEKSGPDFVLVHGIGVSARSYGPTAVALAQHGDVHLLDLPGYGRSPRPDRDMTIEDHAAMVGRYLKEKDLDHPVVVGHSMGTQVVAELAADFPEEVDHIVLIAPVVVPDAHSLPKLGALLLANGLREPPRVTGMALYDYFFRAGVPYMAQQLPHLLGTDMEQLAAGIDAKTLVICGEADPIVPLEWGRRLASLFPEGWFASVPGPHATMFAAPQRIADLIDEHAHR; translated from the coding sequence ATGTCCCGTCGTCACACGTCCCGCGGGGAGGTGCGCTACCGCCGCCGCTACATCGGCACCGTCGAGTACCACACCAGCCGCAGCGGCTACGGCGACGCCTCCATGGTCGCCTACCGCTTCCCCTGTCAGGTCCCCGAGAAGTCCGGGCCGGACTTCGTCCTGGTGCACGGCATCGGCGTCTCCGCCCGCTCCTACGGGCCGACCGCCGTCGCGCTGGCGCAGCACGGCGACGTCCACCTCCTCGACCTGCCCGGCTACGGCCGCTCGCCCCGCCCAGACCGGGACATGACGATCGAGGACCACGCGGCCATGGTCGGCCGATACCTGAAGGAGAAGGACCTCGACCATCCCGTCGTGGTGGGTCACTCCATGGGCACGCAGGTCGTCGCCGAGCTTGCCGCCGACTTCCCGGAGGAGGTCGACCACATCGTGCTCATCGCGCCGGTCGTCGTCCCCGACGCACACTCGCTGCCCAAGTTGGGGGCGCTCCTGCTCGCCAACGGCCTGCGCGAGCCACCCCGCGTGACCGGCATGGCGCTCTACGACTACTTCTTCCGGGCCGGCGTGCCCTACATGGCCCAGCAGCTGCCGCACCTGCTCGGCACGGACATGGAGCAACTGGCCGCCGGCATCGATGCGAAGACGCTGGTCATCTGCGGCGAGGCGGACCCGATCGTCCCCCTGGAGTGGGGCCGCCGGCTCGCGTCGCTGTTTCCCGAGGGCTGGTTCGCCTCGGTCCCGGGGCCGCACGCCACCATGTTCGCGGCCCCGCAGAGGATCGCCGACCTGATCGACGAGCATGCCCATCGCTGA
- a CDS encoding heme oxygenase (biliverdin-producing): MTTQLAATGLAARLRTETRAAHESAENSAFMTRLAHGEATREDLLVLTRQLLHVYEALEEAARGLADDKSFAAFHDPALERVQSLRADLAALADGAEVPLTPEAEAYADRIRRISGSAPSLVAHHYTRYLGDLSGGQALGAIFGRSLGIAPGDPGISFYHFADIEKVKPYKDRYRDALDAAPFTEEQLDEAVAESVVAFELNQAIFAALDAR, from the coding sequence ATGACCACCCAGCTGGCCGCCACCGGACTCGCCGCCCGACTGCGCACGGAGACCCGCGCCGCCCACGAGAGCGCCGAGAACAGTGCCTTCATGACCCGCCTGGCCCACGGCGAGGCCACCCGCGAGGACCTGCTCGTGCTGACCCGGCAGCTGCTGCACGTCTACGAGGCCCTCGAAGAAGCCGCCCGCGGGCTGGCCGACGACAAGTCCTTCGCGGCGTTCCACGATCCTGCGCTGGAGCGCGTGCAGTCGCTGCGCGCCGACCTGGCGGCCCTGGCAGACGGCGCGGAGGTGCCCCTGACCCCGGAGGCGGAGGCCTACGCTGACCGGATCCGGCGGATCTCCGGGAGCGCCCCGTCGCTGGTCGCGCACCACTACACGCGCTACCTCGGCGACCTGTCGGGCGGCCAGGCCCTCGGTGCGATCTTCGGGCGCTCGCTCGGCATCGCGCCGGGCGACCCCGGCATCTCCTTCTACCACTTCGCCGACATCGAGAAGGTCAAGCCGTACAAGGACCGCTACCGCGACGCGCTCGACGCCGCACCCTTCACAGAGGAGCAGCTCGACGAGGCCGTCGCCGAGTCGGTCGTCGCGTTCGAGCTCAACCAGGCCATCTTCGCCGCGCTCGACGCCCGCTGA
- a CDS encoding FtsX-like permease family protein translates to MTGWVGVALRRAAAARALLVVLLALVAVVAGLVVGSLGHWASLADETAADAVADSTLTVRTRLAADPTSQDEAARKALAGGLAPTPVTVLTSYDTEPQRVGSSRVTLAAGPLFDSAVAVEGALPAAENEAAVPHSAADALGLEVGDEVSVAGRTVTVTGTWRLTDARLAEAVGSPLLVADKVVAATDSPFVQWTVLPGGATASGLGTLAAGAGRARELAESADLTGRGVTVGGDLAAAAASADTDLELAAFLRIVPLTVLLLVAAVGLVQVAVLLAAARESEVGLLFARGAARRQVLAAGLAEALVVAVCGTALGALLVGQVNTGAVVSLALSAGALGGVAIRSSRPRDGRDSGRLRAVAGAASLALVCALAALTTWQLHRNGRLAEVIDTGVVGDPVAALSPALLLAAVAVAALAVLAPVTRLLELATRTAGTPLWLAGAQLARALRLHAVPVVLIVLATSTATFSAVFAGSAARYEGDVAALAAGAPVRATLSSTSADDVPLPAAAGLASPTPVWRADAGQVGNLLVPMLAAPTDSLARVAILPGGATTPDLSDAAADTVPVALTTSVARDASLEVGDALVIGAFGARFDATVVAVVDTLPRIDDGALVDSAALERALASDGRTLGGPAELWAGDGTDDQLAALAAEPGVTDVTRPTPASADGPTALTAGSMRLAAVGAVALAAAGVAAASAAQLRARRPEVAVLRALGMTPAAQAAARVWESAVVAALAAAAGVAGGLGVAALVTAPLAHSTGADLPVALVADLPQLAALLAAGATATAVVVALAGAAVLGQARDAEYREEVR, encoded by the coding sequence ATGACCGGCTGGGTAGGTGTTGCGCTGCGTCGGGCGGCCGCCGCCCGCGCGCTGCTCGTCGTCCTGCTGGCGCTCGTGGCGGTCGTCGCGGGGCTGGTCGTCGGGTCGCTCGGGCACTGGGCGAGCCTGGCCGACGAGACCGCCGCCGACGCCGTCGCCGACTCGACGCTGACGGTCCGCACCCGGCTCGCCGCGGACCCGACGTCCCAGGACGAGGCGGCGAGGAAGGCCCTGGCTGGCGGCCTCGCGCCGACCCCCGTCACGGTGCTGACCAGCTACGACACCGAGCCACAGCGCGTCGGCTCGTCGCGCGTGACGCTGGCCGCCGGTCCGCTGTTCGACTCCGCCGTCGCCGTCGAGGGCGCCCTGCCTGCCGCGGAGAATGAGGCGGCCGTCCCCCACTCGGCAGCCGACGCGCTCGGTCTCGAGGTCGGCGACGAGGTGAGCGTCGCGGGCCGGACGGTGACGGTGACGGGGACCTGGCGGCTGACGGACGCGCGCCTGGCGGAGGCCGTCGGTTCCCCGCTGCTCGTCGCCGACAAGGTGGTCGCGGCCACCGATTCCCCCTTCGTCCAGTGGACCGTGCTGCCCGGCGGCGCGACGGCGTCCGGGCTCGGCACGCTGGCCGCCGGCGCCGGGAGGGCCCGCGAGCTGGCGGAGTCCGCGGACCTCACGGGCCGCGGCGTCACCGTCGGCGGGGACCTGGCCGCGGCCGCGGCGTCCGCGGACACCGACCTCGAGCTCGCCGCGTTCCTCCGCATCGTCCCCCTGACGGTGCTGCTGCTCGTGGCGGCCGTCGGACTGGTGCAGGTCGCCGTCCTGCTGGCCGCCGCCCGCGAATCCGAGGTGGGGCTGTTGTTCGCCCGTGGCGCGGCCAGGCGGCAAGTGCTCGCCGCCGGCCTGGCCGAGGCGCTGGTCGTCGCCGTCTGCGGCACGGCCCTCGGCGCGCTTCTCGTCGGCCAGGTGAACACGGGGGCCGTGGTGTCCCTCGCGCTCTCGGCCGGCGCCCTCGGCGGCGTGGCCATCCGCTCCTCGCGCCCCCGCGACGGCCGCGACTCCGGACGGCTCCGCGCCGTCGCCGGGGCCGCGTCGCTGGCACTGGTGTGCGCGCTGGCCGCGCTCACGACGTGGCAGCTGCACCGGAACGGACGCCTGGCGGAGGTCATCGACACCGGCGTGGTCGGCGACCCCGTCGCCGCGCTGTCCCCGGCGTTGCTGCTCGCCGCCGTCGCCGTCGCCGCCCTCGCGGTGCTCGCCCCCGTCACGCGGTTGCTGGAACTGGCCACGCGCACGGCCGGCACGCCGCTGTGGCTGGCGGGGGCGCAGCTCGCCCGCGCCCTGCGCCTGCACGCGGTGCCGGTCGTCCTGATCGTGCTCGCGACGTCCACCGCCACGTTCTCGGCCGTGTTCGCCGGCTCGGCGGCCCGCTACGAGGGTGACGTCGCCGCGCTGGCCGCCGGGGCGCCGGTCAGGGCGACCCTCTCGTCGACCTCAGCCGACGACGTGCCGCTGCCAGCCGCGGCCGGGCTCGCCTCGCCGACCCCCGTGTGGCGCGCCGACGCCGGTCAGGTCGGCAACCTACTGGTCCCCATGCTCGCCGCCCCCACAGACTCGCTCGCGCGCGTGGCCATCCTGCCCGGCGGCGCCACCACCCCCGACCTCAGCGACGCCGCGGCGGACACCGTGCCCGTCGCGCTGACGACGTCCGTCGCCCGGGACGCGTCGCTGGAGGTCGGCGACGCGCTGGTCATCGGGGCCTTCGGGGCGCGCTTCGACGCCACGGTCGTGGCTGTCGTCGACACGCTGCCGCGCATCGACGACGGGGCGCTGGTCGACTCTGCGGCCCTGGAACGTGCCCTCGCCTCCGACGGCCGCACGCTCGGCGGACCGGCCGAGCTGTGGGCCGGGGACGGCACGGACGACCAGCTGGCCGCGCTGGCAGCCGAGCCCGGCGTGACAGACGTCACCCGACCGACCCCTGCGTCGGCCGACGGCCCGACGGCGCTGACCGCCGGTTCGATGCGGCTCGCCGCCGTCGGTGCCGTCGCACTGGCCGCTGCCGGTGTTGCCGCGGCGTCGGCCGCCCAACTGCGCGCCCGCAGGCCCGAGGTGGCCGTGCTGCGGGCGCTCGGCATGACGCCGGCGGCCCAGGCAGCGGCCAGGGTCTGGGAGTCGGCCGTCGTCGCGGCGCTGGCCGCAGCCGCCGGCGTCGCGGGAGGCCTCGGCGTCGCGGCGCTGGTGACCGCGCCGCTGGCGCACTCGACCGGGGCCGACCTCCCCGTCGCGCTGGTCGCGGACCTGCCCCAGCTGGCCGCGCTGCTGGCGGCCGGCGCGACCGCGACCGCGGTGGTCGTCGCGCTGGCGGGCGCGGCCGTGCTCGGCCAGGCGCGCGACGCGGAGTACCGGGAGGAGGTCCGATGA
- a CDS encoding WxL protein peptidoglycan domain-containing protein translates to MRPRVLASAILSLLLVAVGLPAHADVSWSVSVSDDGSGRANYAYEEEPGSSVEDTWVLTNSGSEEITLRVFATDAITTSSGQLDLIPSDQEPTGLGSWVTTSADEVTLEPGEKQEIDFTISVPDDATPGDYAGGLVSVLAADDGGTVAVERRLGTRIHLRVPGDVTTSLAVSDLTVDAPPAWNPFAAVDLAVSYRVTNDGTGRAFAPEVLTASGPGGLGSGRTTGEVPETLPSSTVDRATTVAGVWALGPTTVTVTVQPTGIDGTMADPVTAETTVWVVPWGWIAIVAVVAVAGAVVAVVRARSRYEWVDADAADTEDSAR, encoded by the coding sequence ATGCGCCCACGTGTCCTCGCTTCGGCGATCCTCTCCCTCCTCCTCGTGGCCGTCGGCCTGCCGGCGCACGCCGACGTCTCCTGGAGCGTCTCCGTGTCCGACGACGGCTCCGGCCGCGCGAACTACGCGTACGAGGAGGAGCCTGGGTCGTCGGTCGAGGACACGTGGGTGCTCACCAACTCCGGCAGCGAGGAGATCACGCTGCGGGTGTTCGCCACCGACGCGATCACCACCAGCTCGGGGCAGCTCGACCTGATCCCCAGCGACCAGGAGCCCACCGGGCTCGGCTCCTGGGTCACGACCTCCGCCGACGAGGTCACCCTCGAGCCCGGCGAGAAGCAGGAGATCGACTTCACCATCTCCGTGCCCGACGACGCGACGCCGGGCGACTACGCGGGCGGACTCGTCAGCGTGCTGGCCGCCGACGACGGGGGCACCGTTGCCGTCGAGCGCCGCCTCGGCACCCGCATCCACCTGCGCGTCCCCGGCGACGTCACCACGTCGCTCGCCGTCTCCGACCTGACGGTCGACGCGCCGCCTGCGTGGAACCCCTTCGCCGCGGTCGACCTCGCCGTCAGCTACCGGGTCACCAACGACGGGACCGGACGGGCCTTCGCGCCCGAGGTGCTCACGGCCTCCGGGCCCGGCGGCCTCGGCTCGGGCCGCACCACGGGCGAGGTGCCCGAGACCCTGCCCAGCAGCACCGTCGACCGCGCCACCACCGTCGCCGGCGTCTGGGCGCTGGGCCCGACGACCGTGACCGTCACCGTCCAGCCGACCGGCATCGACGGCACCATGGCCGACCCGGTCACCGCCGAGACCACCGTCTGGGTCGTCCCGTGGGGCTGGATCGCGATCGTCGCCGTGGTGGCCGTGGCCGGCGCCGTCGTGGCCGTCGTGCGGGCCCGGTCCCGCTACGAGTGGGTCGACGCAGACGCGGCCGACACAGAGGATTCCGCTCGCTAG
- a CDS encoding NADP-dependent isocitrate dehydrogenase, with translation MGKIIYTLTDEAPLLATYSFLPIARAFAGQSGVDVETRDISLAARILAQFPDVLPAEQRVDDALTELGELAKTPEANIIKLPNISASVPQLKAAIAELQGQGFAIPDYPEDPATDEDRDVRARYDRVKGSAVNPVLREGNSDRRAPESVKNYARKNPHRMGAWSADSRTSVATMDDGDFRHTELSVVLPADDVLTIRHRAADGTVTPLKENLTVLAGEIVDAAVLRAAALDAFLADQVAAAKDAGVLFSVHLKATMMKVSDPIIFGHVIRAFFPATFERYGADLAAAGLSPNDGLGAILAGLDALDNGAEIRTSFAQEVADGPRLAMVNSDKGITNLHVPSDVIVDASMPAMIRTSGHMWGPSGEEDDTLAVLPDSSYAGVYQAVIADCQANGAFDPRTMGTVPNVGLMAQKAEEYGSHDKTFEIAADGVVEIVNAAGDVLTSHEVAAGDIWRACQTKDAPVQDWVKLAVSRARITGWPAVFWLDPERAHDRNIAAKVETYLADHDTDGLDLRVLSPVEATTLSVTRIRAGENTISVTGNVLRDYLTDLFPILELGTSAKMLSVVPLMAGGGLFETGAGGSAPKHVQQLVEEDYLRWDSLGEFLALAASFEHLAQAEGNARAQVLADTLDRATGSFLDNDKSPTRRIGGIDNRGSHYWLGRYWAEELAGQSVDAELAAVFAPVAAALADGEERIVGELNGVQGHPADIGGYYRPDEAKTTAVMRPSETLNAVIDALG, from the coding sequence ATGGGCAAGATCATCTACACCCTCACCGACGAGGCACCCCTTCTCGCCACCTACTCGTTCCTGCCCATCGCCCGGGCCTTCGCAGGCCAGTCCGGGGTGGACGTCGAGACCCGCGACATCTCCCTGGCGGCCCGCATCCTGGCCCAGTTCCCCGACGTCCTGCCCGCGGAGCAGCGGGTCGACGACGCGCTGACCGAGCTCGGCGAGCTGGCGAAGACGCCCGAGGCGAACATCATCAAGCTGCCGAACATCTCGGCGTCGGTCCCCCAGCTCAAGGCGGCCATCGCCGAGCTGCAGGGCCAGGGCTTCGCGATCCCGGACTACCCGGAGGACCCCGCGACCGACGAGGACCGCGACGTCCGCGCGCGCTACGACCGCGTGAAGGGCTCCGCCGTCAACCCCGTGCTCCGCGAGGGCAACTCCGACCGCCGCGCGCCCGAGTCCGTCAAGAACTACGCGCGCAAGAACCCGCACCGGATGGGCGCCTGGAGCGCGGACTCGAGGACGTCCGTCGCGACCATGGACGACGGGGACTTCCGCCACACCGAGCTGTCCGTCGTGCTGCCCGCCGACGACGTGCTGACGATCCGGCACCGCGCCGCGGATGGCACCGTCACGCCGCTCAAGGAGAACCTCACGGTGCTCGCCGGCGAGATCGTCGACGCCGCCGTGCTGCGCGCCGCCGCCCTCGACGCGTTCCTGGCCGATCAGGTCGCCGCCGCCAAGGACGCGGGCGTGCTGTTCTCCGTCCACCTGAAGGCCACGATGATGAAGGTCTCCGACCCGATCATCTTCGGCCACGTCATCCGGGCCTTCTTCCCCGCCACGTTCGAGCGCTACGGCGCCGACCTGGCCGCAGCCGGCCTCTCCCCCAACGACGGGCTCGGGGCGATCCTGGCCGGCCTCGACGCCCTGGATAACGGCGCCGAGATCCGCACCTCGTTCGCGCAGGAGGTGGCGGACGGGCCGCGCCTGGCGATGGTGAACTCCGACAAGGGCATCACCAACCTGCACGTCCCCTCCGACGTCATCGTCGACGCCTCGATGCCGGCGATGATCCGCACCTCCGGCCATATGTGGGGCCCGTCCGGCGAGGAGGACGACACCCTCGCGGTGCTGCCCGACTCCTCCTACGCCGGCGTCTACCAGGCCGTGATCGCGGACTGCCAGGCCAACGGCGCCTTCGACCCCCGCACGATGGGCACCGTGCCCAACGTCGGGCTGATGGCACAGAAGGCCGAGGAATACGGCTCGCACGACAAGACCTTCGAGATCGCCGCCGACGGCGTCGTCGAGATCGTGAACGCGGCCGGCGACGTGCTGACCTCGCACGAGGTGGCCGCTGGCGACATCTGGCGCGCCTGCCAGACCAAGGACGCGCCCGTGCAGGACTGGGTGAAGCTCGCCGTGAGCCGCGCCCGCATCACCGGCTGGCCCGCCGTCTTCTGGCTGGACCCGGAACGCGCCCATGACCGGAACATCGCGGCGAAGGTGGAGACGTACCTCGCCGACCACGACACCGACGGCCTCGACCTGCGGGTCCTGAGCCCTGTCGAGGCCACGACGCTGAGCGTCACGCGCATCCGCGCCGGGGAGAACACCATCTCGGTGACGGGCAACGTGCTGCGCGACTACCTCACCGACCTGTTCCCGATCCTCGAGCTCGGCACCTCGGCGAAGATGCTGTCGGTCGTCCCGCTGATGGCGGGCGGCGGCCTCTTCGAGACCGGCGCCGGCGGCTCGGCCCCGAAGCACGTGCAGCAGCTCGTCGAGGAGGACTACCTGCGCTGGGACTCCCTCGGCGAGTTCCTCGCGCTGGCCGCGTCGTTCGAGCACCTGGCTCAGGCGGAGGGCAACGCCCGCGCCCAGGTGCTGGCCGACACTCTGGACCGCGCCACCGGCTCGTTCCTCGACAACGACAAGTCGCCCACCCGCCGCATCGGCGGCATCGACAACCGCGGGTCGCACTACTGGCTCGGCCGCTACTGGGCCGAGGAGCTGGCGGGCCAGAGCGTCGACGCGGAGTTGGCCGCAGTCTTCGCCCCCGTCGCCGCAGCCCTGGCCGATGGCGAGGAGAGGATCGTCGGCGAGCTGAACGGCGTGCAGGGCCACCCGGCCGACATCGGCGGCTACTACCGCCCCGACGAGGCGAAGACGACCGCCGTCATGCGTCCGTCGGAGACGCTCAACGCCGTGATCGACGCCCTGGGCTGA
- the purF gene encoding amidophosphoribosyltransferase encodes MPNDFEGPKEECGVFGVWAPEEDVAQLTFYGLFALQHRGQESAGIAVSNEQRIMVYKDMGLVSQVFNEATLRSLPGRLAIGHTRYSTTGASVWNNAQPTFRATQHGGLALAHNGNLTNTDELEDWLAELAPSEKVPRKKTMDSTNDTSLVTALMSSFGDLPLEDVALRVLPRLVGAFCLTFMTETTLYAARDPQGIRPLVLGRLSNGWVVASETAALDIVGASFVREVEPGEFLAIDERGLRTQRFAEPEPKGCIFEYVYLARPDTTIGGQNVHSTRVRIGRKLAEEFPVDADLVIPVPESGTPSAIGYAQGSGIPYGQGLVKNAYVGRTFIQPSQTIRQLGIRLKLNPLREVIEGKRLVVVDDSIVRGNTQRALVRMLREAGASQVHVRISSPPVQWPCFYGIDFATRAELIAPGLSVDEICTSIGADSLGYISIDGLTEATHIPADSLCRACFDGRYPVAIPPAQAKLLNLEVVK; translated from the coding sequence GTGCCGAACGACTTTGAAGGTCCGAAAGAGGAATGTGGCGTCTTCGGGGTGTGGGCACCCGAGGAGGACGTCGCGCAACTCACGTTCTACGGCCTGTTCGCGCTCCAGCACCGCGGGCAGGAGTCCGCGGGCATCGCGGTCAGCAACGAGCAGCGCATCATGGTCTACAAGGACATGGGGCTCGTGTCCCAGGTGTTCAACGAGGCCACGCTCCGGTCGCTGCCCGGGCGGCTGGCCATCGGCCACACGCGCTATTCCACGACCGGCGCGTCGGTCTGGAACAACGCGCAGCCCACGTTCCGCGCCACGCAGCACGGCGGCCTCGCGCTGGCCCACAACGGCAACCTGACCAACACCGACGAGTTGGAGGACTGGCTGGCCGAGCTCGCCCCGTCGGAGAAGGTGCCGCGCAAGAAGACCATGGACTCGACCAACGACACCTCGCTGGTCACGGCCCTGATGTCCAGCTTCGGCGACCTGCCGCTCGAGGACGTCGCGCTCCGCGTCCTGCCGCGCCTCGTCGGCGCCTTCTGCCTCACCTTCATGACCGAGACGACGCTGTACGCCGCCCGCGACCCGCAGGGCATCCGCCCGCTTGTGCTCGGCCGGCTGAGCAACGGCTGGGTCGTCGCCTCCGAGACCGCGGCCCTCGACATCGTCGGAGCGAGCTTCGTGCGCGAGGTCGAGCCCGGCGAGTTCCTCGCCATCGACGAGCGGGGCCTGCGGACGCAGCGCTTCGCCGAGCCCGAGCCCAAGGGCTGCATCTTCGAGTACGTCTACCTCGCCCGCCCCGACACCACCATCGGCGGCCAGAACGTCCACTCCACCCGCGTGCGGATCGGCCGGAAGCTGGCCGAGGAGTTCCCCGTCGACGCCGATCTCGTCATCCCCGTGCCCGAGTCGGGCACGCCGTCGGCCATCGGCTACGCACAGGGCTCCGGCATCCCCTACGGACAGGGACTCGTCAAGAACGCCTACGTCGGCCGCACCTTCATCCAGCCGAGCCAGACCATCCGCCAGCTCGGCATCCGGCTGAAGCTCAACCCGCTCCGCGAGGTCATCGAGGGCAAGCGGCTCGTCGTCGTCGACGACTCCATCGTGCGCGGCAACACCCAGCGTGCCCTCGTGCGGATGCTCCGCGAGGCGGGCGCCAGTCAGGTGCACGTGCGCATCTCGTCCCCGCCGGTCCAGTGGCCGTGCTTCTACGGCATCGATTTCGCCACCCGCGCCGAGCTCATCGCGCCCGGGCTCAGCGTCGACGAGATCTGCACCTCCATCGGCGCCGACTCGCTCGGCTACATCTCCATCGATGGCCTGACCGAGGCCACCCACATCCCGGCGGACAGCCTCTGCCGGGCCTGCTTCGACGGCAGGTACCCCGTCGCCATCCCACCCGCACAGGCCAAGCTCCTGAACCTGGAGGTCGTGAAGTGA
- a CDS encoding DUF3073 domain-containing protein translates to MGRGRAKAKQTRVARDLKYRAVDTDFTSLERELRGDSALATSESNDLPDPYADLADQYADFEDDDERRSS, encoded by the coding sequence ATGGGGCGCGGCCGTGCAAAGGCGAAGCAGACCAGGGTTGCCCGCGATCTGAAGTATCGCGCGGTGGACACCGATTTCACCTCTCTGGAGCGTGAGCTCCGAGGCGATTCAGCCCTCGCTACGAGCGAGAGCAATGACCTCCCAGATCCCTACGCGGATCTTGCTGACCAGTACGCAGACTTCGAGGACGACGACGAGCGTCGCTCGTCCTGA